The genomic stretch TTTGAGGTTCTAAACTTTGTACTAGAACCATAACAAGTATTAAAAACACATCCCAATATGAACTGCATCTGTTAACAGAATTTTTCTCACACAGATTAGTAACAAAAATCTGTTGACACCCACAAACTAATCCTTATTAAATTCTACACAAAATCCACATAGATTATCCTCCCGGAGAGAATACTAGCCTTGTTTTCACTCTTCCTGAATACCAACTGAACAGAACATACCAGGAAATAAACCCCATTAAACTACACACTTGATTATGTtaaggaagaagcagaaataaaagaaaatattatatgtGTCTGAAAATAGTCTGACACAATAAATTATGAATCATGGTATGTCCCTCTCAGCTAGCTTTTTAGTTCGTAAGTTGATGAAAAGACATAGCCAAGAGAATAGAAGAATTATTACACCTGTCTGCAAATGTAAGGAATATACTCAGAAATATtgatttcaagaaaatatgGGGTGTTAAGACCTACCTGAAAAACAGCTGCTCGTAAACTATCTGCTTTATCAAATTCTGTACTGTTCTTCTGCATGCGTTTATCCTCCAACACCTTTAATGATCCCAGATATTGAGATGAAACAGGTGTAGCTGATGGAacagcttttgcctttttctttaagtGTGCAGAAGACAGAGACCTATAAAAACACCAAGACACAAACATGTTAATGATCTTTCCATTTATTGTAGCTGATACCAAGCAGTTTATTTCAGTGTATACCAAAAGTTACTCTGATTCTGTTTGTACATGCACTTGGCTGGGGataggggaaaaaggaaaggaggaagaagcccGTCTTCTTCTGAGGATTTTACTATTGCCAAAACAAGCCACTACTCAACATAGTCAACCCCAGAAAGTTTACGAATTCCTTATACTTTCTTCTACAAAACAGCTTAAAACCTGTAAAGACATCATGGACTGGATTCATTAGTGGATCCAGTAGCACACACTCATTATAGACACTGGCAAAAGAGTTGGAGCCTAGTCTGATATAACCCTGAGCAAGGGTTATAATAACATGCCACATCTACTAAACTGTTTTCTGCAGACAGAGGTTGTCAGCAGTGAATAAAATGCTGACAGAAAATGAGAGTGAAGCAGCACTGTCAAGGCATTTACATTCATCTTACACTCTGCAGACTGTGATACATAGCAGCCTTCTCTTACCTGTCAGATAAAGAAGCTTTAGGGTTTTGTAGAACTCTCTCCTTTGTTTCACTTAGTTTctaagaaacagaggaaaagtaaGATTATAGAGTCCCTCAAGCAACAGAACTAGGTCAGGATGAAAGAGATTTTTACAAACTAACAAGGATGTtgggagttggactcgatgatctttatgggtcccttccaacttgaggtgttctgtgattctatgatgttAGAAAAATAGACAAGAAAGCCACTCTAATTAAGAAAGGGTACAGTACAGGGtatgaaagttaaaaaaatccaacaaactTTCAGAATGCCTGTATCTTTCTGGAATGGCACCTAGAAATGTATTATGTAAAAATATAGTCTATAGTTTAGAAatacaaaggaataaaaagaaccTAGCTGGGCAGTGGGCTTCCCTATCATCATATCAACActctttaaactgtttttaatatttagcTTTTACAGTTACATAtatctacatattttatttcttatgatAAAGCATGAAGTGTTTTGCATCTTATCCGTTATTCAAGTCACATCATGGATTTCATTCTCTGCCAACATACATTGCTCATTCCAATTCAGCTAGCCTCACAATAGAGATTTGACATTTTCACTTGGATAAGGGTATTTCATTAAGACTGGAAAATGCACGTTTCAATACCCTTATCTGACTTAAATGATTTGTGTAAAAGGTATTCCCTACATCTTCCATAAAACTATACAGAATTTGTAAGAGCCTCAGCTCTAAGAAGTCAGAGGTAAATTGTCAGCTTTACAGGGTCCTACACATTTAAGGTACCAACAGTAACTTTATAAAACTTTTCACCATGGTTCTAGGACATTGTTCTAAACAATGgtaaaaatgcatattaataATACCAATGAGTCCTTTGGAGTGTCCTCTGCCTCCCCGTGCTCAGATTGATCATTCACTGATACGTTCAGTATTGTATCAGTTACTACTTGTCCTTCCACTATTTTCACCATTTCATCTGAATTGTCATCTGTTGTCTTCcctaatttctttgttttctcatatACTGTGGTCACCATTACTTCCATCACAGAAGGGGATTTTCTACTATTGTCCTCTGGTTTCAAGTCACTGGTACTGATCTTCTGATCTTGATCTAAtgggaaaaaagtgtttgagAGGACACATTAACAAGAATTTCATAATTTCTCAGTATTGTTATTTCTGTAGTAAAAACATCTGTTTATGAAACATATTACTAAATTTTATATAGGTATTCTCTGTGTACTTCCTTCTAAGAACTATATGAACTAATAAGAAGAGTACTGACTTGTAGTGTGTTTAAATGTAAGACTGGAGTATTAACTGAAGTcttaaaaaatgttataaaatgtGTAAGCatgacaaaagcaaaacttcCCATCTGCCTCACCACCCAGACATGGTTCtagtgcagaaaccaaaagcaaGGGCCATTGCAATCACAGCAAGAGCTCTTCTGACATCCAGCAAACTACTGATGGAGTCTGTATGACAATTTGGGTAACAAAAACTACTTTCATGGTGTGGTATATTTCAGGGATGTGGGACACACAAGGAAATAACAGAAACATTCTGTGGTGGGGATTTAAACAAAACATCGTCTCAATTTAAACACATGCCTAAGTGGTGAAATTGTAAtttatgaaacattttattaataatactaaaaaaaacatttttatcagaTCTGAACTGCCATTAATGCAGATACCTAAAATGTGTTGTacttccagcagacatctggtaaattgaagttCCTCACTAGAACAACAGCTACTGATTGTGATGCTTCCGCCAGCTGCTCGTAGAATGTTTCGTCTACCTCTTCATCCCGGTCaggtggtctataacagactcccagcaggatatctgccttgttggccttcccgCTCATCCTCACCCATAAGCACTCCACCTTATCATCACAACTGCTAAGCTCTATAcaatcaaaacactccctaacatagCCACCCCACCGCCTCTCCTTCCTCGCCTATcctttctgaagagcttatagccatccattgctgCACTTCAGTCATAAGAGTCATAAGAGTCGTCCCACCATGTCTCTAtgatggcaactaagtcatagctatctTGCTGCAAAATGGCTctagctcctcctgtttgttgcccatgctgcgttcattggtgtagatgcacttgagctgggctatcgaTTTCACCCCCAACACTGGCATGCCACCTGCccccagcaggcctggtgccatgtaaacctccccatgataaaaaaaacccaaaattccgctgatggcaccagcctctgagccgTATTATAGTTTAAGTTATGCCTAGTTAAAGACATTTTCGTCTGGAACACTATTTTGTCCAACTAGATTCACCTAActattttcagttaaatgaGCTATTTAAATAATGGCACAGCTTGCTTAATACTGTGAGGCCATACAGAGACATCTATAGAAGGAGTTACAGCCACTTTTTCAGAAAGTTTACTGAAAGTTTTAAAGCTTCTGATATAATCTCTACATAGACAGTTTATTATCTCTGCGTATATATTGAAACTACGCTCAAGAAATTATCTGCAATTAGAGACACAGAGCTTTCATAAATATATAAGAGAGCACATATCTAATACAGCACTGTTGTAAGAAAAACTTTTTGCTATTCTGCTTGTCCTTTTATCTACTAGAGAAGATACAGACGGAAGACTGCTTCTTTCCACACaatgcaaaacagaacaacCTTGGGTAGGAGGAGACATCGTGAGATGCAGTCGAAGAGGAGGGCTTTCAGTATATTTCTAGCTTCTTCGGTAATGTCTCTGTTCCCTCCCTAAGGCAGTCACTGGGCAGCAGAACCGCCACACAACAGTTTCTTACAGATTGCTATACTCTggctcctccccttcctcttaTTTAGTAGTCCTATCTTCTCcatgttttcttccccctgccctgccaccaACAAGATTAAGCCATACAGTGGCTTTCTACCTGCCTTTTTCTTTACATATGCCAATCCACATAGAAATGCATATCTAATTCTGCGCATTGCCATGGAAGCATTTCTTATTAAGTCCTAGTTCATATAAATCTATCACAGGAAATGCAATAATCATCATGCCCATCCAGCACACTCAGCTCCATAAAGTCTAATTATATAATTAGTGTGAAATTTAGAGAGTTAAGAGGTCACAACAATATTCCTACAAGTGCGCGGACAGTTTTTTGATGCATTAAATcacaagaaaaatcaaaggagcagaaaaagctgATTAATCTCTGGATAGTCACCTCCTCCATTGGACAGGGATCAACTAACTTATCTAGTACAATAAAGTTTACAATGGTTGATTACTAAAGACAATATGGTAGTATCACTGTACTACTTGAATTCACATGAAGAAAAGAAGTACTTCAACTTTTTTCTGCTAGTCTAAAACTACACAGGCATACTGGCCAGGAAAAAGGGATGTGCAGTGCCCAGCTGCACATCTAGCACTTTGGTGCCATCatgtggaattaaaaaaaggagctgATATCGTTAATCATGCTCTACTAGTTTCAAAGTTGTAATATTCCATTACAGGTAATGAACAGCCATAAATTTATCTCAACATCAAACAGGACAAATTCTTCTCATATTAGGAAGTAgataaaaaatatgaagtattttgacattttaaatttgtaaaaGCATATATAGTATATTAGCAGAATTCCAGGTTCTGCTTTGCATGTTAAAAATGAATTAGCTATTCTTATAATGAAACAATAAAGTCCTTTTTTTACGTGTTTGACTATACACCCAAAGTGGCTCAGTATCTTCAAAGTAAAAGATCATTTGAAGTTTTAACTTTGTGATTATGAGAAGACTACCATTCATAAATGTTTTGGTTACAGCTCATTTTCTGATATTCTATTCCACTACAGCATCGCAATACCTCAGCATCACAACTTCAACACTGCATTTGTGAACACTGTGGTCCAGCTTCACCGGTCATAAAGAAGGGATGCCTGATTAAGGACCTTTCCATTAAAGGGAGCATGGGTGCTGTGGACACTGTGAATATGGCTTTCTGTGCTATGAACATGCAGAGGAGGCAACTCTGGGGCGCTCCCACACCTTCCGCGGACATGCACTGACGGAGAGTTGGACTTTAAGTACCCAAACAGCAGGTTTTCATCtcctgaaaggaaaaggcaaatagGAACCCCGCCTCCTACTTGGCCCACACTGGTTCAGTTTACCCTCTGGCAGCTGGAAGTTatcaaaacatgtatttttagaatAATATTGAATAGATTCCCTGCAAGCCAAAGCAGCTGAtatttaacacagaaaataacccaAATTACAACACTCTGAAACACTGTAATACGGCTAAGCAAGTAGCAGTAACAACattcaaatgctttcttttcaccTGATGCTGAagcatttcttgttttgtgCACCCGTGGCTTCGgtattggtttgttttccttctgatttctttttttctgtagttcacAAACAGGCAAGTCATTACAGTGGTCACTTTCACTATTATCACATGATACTTCTTCAGCTGCTGACcactcttcattattttttctgtcatcGCCTTCATTTTGACTTTCCAAGCATTCTTCTTCACCACCTTTTCTGTCATCCTGTACATTTTCACTTTCTACAAGCATTATTTGCTGAAGCTTCTTTTCACGAAAGGATAAAGTCAAGTCATCAGCAGCTTCGTTTTCcacatctgctgctttttgtgaAGCATCATCATCCAAGAGAGGACTCTCAACAGCAACTGATTTCTTAGTGCTTTCAGCACCTGAATTACTTTCATTAAGTTCTTTGCCAATATCTGAAAATAGCACATTATCAACTTCTGTTTGagacaagtggaaaaaaaagggacacagaaaatacatcttccataatttaaaagtatttttcatacaACGCTCTCCTGACTTAAGTCTCtgagcatttctctttctgcacCTGCACCTCTGATCTCTGTAAAGCCACAAAACTAGACCCTATTCTATTTCCTTGCCTGTCATCTGTTTCCATAGACCCAATCTGAAGAAAATACTTGAAGTATTCACTGGGTAATTCTTGTCTGTCCTGCAATTTAAAAGCCTTCTAAAAAGCTACGTCTCCAATGCCATAAAAAGTGGAAGCGCTTCAACAACAAAGCTAGGCATGTTTGGTTACCAGAATCTACCCTCCCTTTCTATTCTCTTCACTCCTGTCCCATCTGAAATCTACTAGAAGATACTCAAAGGAGACATTTGCTCCAATGCTAAGGTTTGCATgtttaacaaaaatatgtttatctTCCTGTAGCCTGTTATTTCTAACTGACTCTATTTCAGAGTTCAAATGCTCAAGGGAGATGACAAAAGAACATCATGATAGTTGAGCAACTGTTAATGCAGGAGGAGCTTTTTTCTAGATCTTGTCAGCAAAGTGAAATCAAAACATCCctcaaacttttaaaagatgtttaaaatgtgaatgaaaaaCAGGACACAGAGgaagtccttttaaaaattcattaagaTATTTAGGACTCATACTTCCCTTAACATGCAGCACCACatcaggaggaagaagagccaTTCAGCCAATCTCGTTAGACTAAATATAAACATTACCAAATATCAAATACATCCTGGCCCAAGAAAAACAGGCAGATCAAACCTGTTCCTGGTTTGTGTACACTGCCAGGCAAGCATGCTCTGCAGTGTGTTCTGCAGCCCTTATTCACTGATTGTCCAGACTGAGAAAACAGTATGTCAACAACATGGCTTTCTCTCTGCCCGTGTCCACTTTCATTCATAGTACTGAGCACTACTGTCTCATCCAGGTGTAAAGTAAAAAATACGGCTAAGAGTAAAACTGAGCATCACAACTGCAGGAAACAGAGCAGACTGTATCTGGTCGAGCAGGTTGGCACCACCATTAATTTCACTGGGAATTCTGCTCCTAATTTGAGGAGAAGGTCTAATCGATTTAGAAGATGTCAAAATAAAAGAACTTGGACATTAAATCATACTGACTCACAAAGATTCTCTGTGATCTAGAAATGAGttaagaaaggaaagaacatgaggaaaaatatttaaatctgtCTTACTATTTAACACGCCATCTTCGTCACTCTCAAAGTCATCTGAGTACTCAGCTGTTTGCTCTCTTGCTGCATGAGCAGAAATCACTTCTTGTAGCTCCTCCTGAAATAgtttcacaaataatttttacacaGAAGGGAAGATTCACTTCTTCATGTTCAGCACTAATTCCCCCCTCTGCACATACATAAGTAAAACTGAGCAACAGAGATTAACCagtttaactgaaaattattttgaaggtgtcgtggtttaaccccagccagccagcaaccaagccccacacagctgctcgctcacttcgccccagtgggatgggggaaagaatcagaagggtaaaagtgagaaaacccatgggttcagataaagacagtttaacaggtaaagcaaaagccacgcacacatGCACAGCAAAACAGGGAACTCATTCACTGCgtccatgggcaggcaggtgttcggccatctccaggaaagcagggctccataaCGTGGAttggttacttgggaagacaaaggccAGCACTTTGAACATcgcccccttccttcttcttcccccagatttatatgctgagcatgacatcatatggtgtggaatatcccttcggtcagttggggtcagctgtctcagtcgtgtcccctcccaactctttgtgcacccccagcccctcgctggcggggtggggtggggagcagaaaaggccttgaccctgtgtaagccctgctcagcagtaatgaaaccctccctgtgttatcaacactgtttccagcacaaatccaaaacatggccccatactagctactgtgaagaaagttaactctatcccagccaaaaccagcgtATTGTAACAATTAACACAtcactgtgttatcaacactattctcatcttaaatccaaaacacagcagtatACCTGCCGctaggaataaaattaactctatcgcagccaaaagcagcacattctTCACCctttattccatatcatatacCCTCATGGtcagttttctcacttttcacccttctgattccctcccctaCCCCACCGGGGGGAGTAGCGAGGGCTACTCCCTCGCTAGtagtgtggggctgagttgcgGTTGaggttaaaccacgacaaaaAGGTAAGTAAAATACAGTGGTTTCATTCTGTCACTATTCCCCCAATTTTTGtgttagaaaaaaagcaaatgtattaatttatatttcttcttcatAAGAAACATATCTTGCAGATCCCTCTTACATTTTTGGCAATAATGACACTGTATCTTCACGTGACCCTTTCCCCCCCCGTTATGTTTTGATCGGCAAGAGTACCCCGAGCAGGCCCCTACAGCCACGCGCGACAGCGGGGGCGAGCAGGGATCACCCCCTCACCGACTGCTGCAGTACAGGAACCTGGAGCAGGTGGCACGTTCAAAACAAGGGAAGAGCTCCACATAAGCCCCCGCCGATATTTAGGACACCCTGCAGGACGCCACGGACACGCCATGTTTACACGGATTCTGAAAGCAACCGGCCGTACTTATAGGTTAAAAACACATTACGAATCGCAGCAGGATGTCCCCATTGGAAGACCCTGAGCCACAAACCACTGCAGGCTTGAGAGCGGGCTGTTCGCCTCTTAGAGCGACTGTTCCCCCGGCTGTGCACAGGGGGCCGCTCCCGGTCTCCCCACAGAGGGAAACCCGCTTCccagttttcattttgagagCAAATCGGGGTTTTTTTGCGTCTGTTGTCTTTAGCAGCAAATTACTGTACTCGCGGTCGCACACACCCGTGTGCAGAGGCCAGCCACGCCGCTTCCCGGCCCCGCGGCAGCGCTCCCTGCCCGCGgcctgccgctgccgccgctcACCTGCACCGCGCTGcgccgcccggccgcccgccgACAGCCCCCTGCCCCCGACATGGCGGCGGCCTCCCGCTCCCGCCTGGCAGCGCCGCCGGCCGGCCCGAGgagcgccccggccccgccgcccctcgcCTGGCaacgccgccgccgccgccgcgcaggAGGGAGCGGCGGAAGGGCGAGCGATGGCGGCGGTGGCGATGCGGGGCCGGCCGACGGAGCGGCTCCGCCTTCAGGCCGCGGCTGCGGGCCGGCGGGCGCCGGCGGGCGTTGCGCTCTGACCGTCAGTTTTCCGTAAGGCCACGCACAGGCGTCGGGTGCGGCAGTGGGCAGGCGGGTCTGCGCGTCAAAATCGGGGCCTTCTGTCCACGCTGAGCAACCTCCTCACCTGGGCCAAAGTCAGCCTGCGCCCGGGCTCTGCAGAAGCCGGCTGAAGTCAACGGGATTTATTATTTATGCCCGTATCCTAGGTCTAACCCGCGTAGCGGTTACCACAAGAGGTATGTACACGCATGCCACTCAGGACGTGCCGTTGGAGTAGGAGGCAGGGGTGACACAGGTTCATCAACCCCACTCTTATGGTCAGGTAATTGTCCAAAACTTCCCACTTAGGATTTAAGTGCTGATGTGGAGAACGCTTTCCATAAGGAGCAAACTCATTTCAGTGctctgtagaaaaataaatctcgCAGCACCTGTGCATTAATCTGAATGAAATTTTAGAGATGAAGGAATGGCAGTGGCATAAAAGTAAATCACCTGGTGCTTACATCTCCTAATACTCTTTATTTCCCCAAAGGGCAGTTGTGCAACACGCCTGACAAGCACCAACCCCCAGCTGACCAGGCACCTTGCCAAGCCGTCCCTGCTGAGCTGGCTGGCCTAGAGATCATCTGCCCACTGTACGAGCAGTGATGGAGGCGACCAAACCCCAGGATGCTCTTGGGAACATTGATCTTGTGCATCGGAAAAAACCTGTTGACTTCAGGGCCACATACAGGCAACTGTCTTCTTCCTCCAGTTTAAATGCTTGTGATCGCTCCTTTTCTAAAATAGGATTAGTTCTTCCGTTGTCTTAGTGATAATAAAGAACTTCTGACATACTCTCTGTACTGGCgatatatttgcatatattaatatTCCCCAAAATGCATTACTTTTTAACATGTTgagcagaagaaaatctttctgACAGAAACAGGGAGAGAATAGGACAGAGCCCAAAGCCTTAGGACTTGTTTGCCTCTTGTTTATTTATGTagagttatattttaaaagcagtgcgGTTACACAAAGGCCACAACACACCTGGGGGAAAGAGGCCCTGCGTTCTAACAAGTAACCTTGGGTTTAAACTAACAATTAATTATGATTGATTATTGATATTTATGTATCATCTGTGAGCAGCCTCTTGCTTCGCTTGCATATGTTTCTTTATGACCAAATAATGCTTAATCTGCTGATTATTCATGCCATTTGTTGAGAGTTATGCTTGatgcacaatattttttttctattgtatTCACATATAAAAGCATTGAATTTGAATCTGTGCTGTTCCATCTCTCTGTGGGAATGTGAAATTGGACATACTTgtttagaatttaaaaagtaataaagacAAAACATATGTATTCTTTCTCTGTCATAGCATTTGCAGTTCCTGTTGAAGGCTAAATTATGTCCGTGTTACAAACATTTGAGATGCCCATTTTATTAAATTCCAGAAGGtggcagcaaaatattttaaaatttaaaatattattttttaaatgtccaCTTTATTCTAGCTTCTTTTACATTACTGCTGATGAGTACGGGATTTTCCGAAAGATGTTGTATTCATTTCGATCAATTTTCCAACCTTACATTCACTATATAGAAGGACAAAGATTTGGTTTCAATTATTCTGTTATCTACATGAGTCAAACAATGGGGCCTACTATTACCTGTATTATTAAATATTCAATGCACCGAGTTGGTAAggtgtggggaaaaaatcaatACTGTCAGCACTGAAGAACTCAAAATGTGTGAAGATGTTTTTGTCAAAACACATGAACATCAGGTTTGCATATTCTAGTCTTACCTCAGGCAGAAGTCCCATCGGGGCCCACTGAGGTGAATGGGATTTATTCCTAAATATGAGTGTAGGGCTCTGAGTATAAAGTTTTTTAAGAGTCTGgcttaacaaaaaaagaatatggaGGCTTATTGAGaacaaaaaccagaagattTTATGGCATGAAAATAAGCATTAATAcctgctttttaattaatagCTGCAGAATATATCACAAGTGTGAACTGGACAAGGAAACGTACGTTTCACTATGAAGTTGCTCTTTGTCTCTCAAGTATACATGGAGCATTGAGAAAAATACTCTAGATAATCCCAGCAATTATACTAATTTGGCTAAAATAAATTTAGATGTAACATTTAATTCTGCTGCGCAAACACACGTTAATCTCTGCCGTGCccagaagcttttaaaaaagctttttaaaacaagcatCATGACGCAATGTAATTCCAACCTGCAAGAAGGATGTTACATTCAGAAAGCAGTTGGGTATGATGAGTTTTTCGCATGGCTAGCTCATATGCATATAGACAGCTTCCAGAAGTGGTTTATTTTATACATGTGGCTAGAGTTTGTAAGATTGGATTCAGGATTTCCTCTGAACAATTGACACACAGATTGAAACTTCTACCATCGTATACTGTAAGTCatcttaaaatacataaacCCCCTTACTGGTGAGAAATGGTGTTCTGCTTGCTTCGGTATTCCTTCTCAAAGTCGAAAGCTGTATTTGAAAGGAGACTTAATGGCATGGCAAAATACCCAAGCTGATGCATATTCCTGTAGAAAGTGATTTTTGGTGTTGGTTGCAAGGGTCTCAGCTCATAAATGACTGTTCCTGTCCTTGGCACTGATGGGAATTAGACGTCTAGCCAAGAGAGCATCTGGCTCTTGGATTTTGCATACAGATTGGTTAGGCAGAGTAACATAGTCAACGGTCCAAGCAGcttcttcagttttaaacaaTGAGGTCTTCTACCTATGGATCACTCTCCcagacatttttaaacacaaacattaaaaattaatcttctgacattttcctcccagttcaTATGAAATAATCTCTTACGATGTGCCATATTTTGCAGGGCTATGCCTGTCCTGCTGAAATGTaatgttcttattttccttgtcaggaaataaaaccagaaatataaTCGACCTTATGCCTTTAGGGTTAGATGTGCCAGGGAAGTCGCACGCCTCCACTGCAAGTCATCGAGTACAGACACGTCTGAGCTGGGTTTGAGCTTTGCTATCTCAGATGGCGAGACCAGCATCACTGTGTTGGGAAAGCAGTCAGCACAGTCTAAGCACAGAAAAAACTGGGTGGGTTCCTTGGTGAGTTTGTAGCCCGCGATGTGTGCTGTCCCACCTCAGCCACTCAGGGGCCCAAAGGTGCCTGAACCAGCTTAAAATCGCTCTGGAGTAACTGCAAAAACAGCCACTCACCACTGTAGAGAACTGCAGTGGTACTTCAGCCTTTTGTTCTCCTCACCTATATTATTTTGAGTAAATGTCATTCGTTCTCAGAGAACAATCTGTTCAAACCACGACATTGCCAGTCTCACTGGGAAGGATTTGACAACTCACCTTAATTAACGTAATTCATGTTGGCAGTCCTCTACCGGTACCCGTGGATTATtccacagctgctcctgcaagAGGTGAAGGACTTGCATTGGTCcttctaaaaatatctttttgtaCCTCTCAGTCATTTCTTCAAAGGTAGATTTAGGTATATTTcttgactgatttttttccctaaacaaaaaacaatggCTAAACTAATGCTCAGTTTGAGCAGCTAAGGGGATAAGAGTAAGGAAATACCAAAACCGAGGATGCTAATGTAtctttcccccctttccttttgcatttgtaCTGTGATACAGTCTTTAATTAAGTGACtggatttaaatatttattaactttATGTACATGGCAAGCCCTTTCTCCACGTTAAAAATAcgcatttcttctttttatttttcttaaaagaaactgTCATTATTCAGCAGCTTGGTCCCCACTACATAAAGGGGTTATATTCCAGCagattacaaaataaatagctaTGGTTTTAATCACATCTGGACAACAAGAAAGGAGTGCTGCCAGATTGAAACATCAGCTTAAAATGTAGCTTGACCTTTTCTTCATCATTCATTCCTGTAGAAAGTCTAAtgataggaaaacaaaatatttctcattttattggAACTAtattcagtgttttccttccctgtttcCAGAAGAGAGCAGCTAAGTTTGTGATAATGCATTGAATGTAGTAAAATCCATAAAACATGGTGTCATGGAAATCCGGTAGAAATCCATGTTGTCATCGAGTTCACCCTCTCACTTTTACATCTTGATGGTGATGCGTAAGCAGTTAAAGAAGATGCTGTCAGGATAGGGCGGTATGCAAGCTTCACTGAGTAGATTCTTGCTCTCAGGCATATTACCAGGGAACTTGAATTTGATAGATTTAATATATACAGGAGTAAACATAGATGTTGAAGGAACAGACTACAAAACTGGGGCAAAAGAAGGGGCTGATCAAGATGAATAAGTTTATCACAATTTAT from Phalacrocorax aristotelis chromosome 4, bGulAri2.1, whole genome shotgun sequence encodes the following:
- the MAP9 gene encoding microtubule-associated protein 9, giving the protein MSGAGGCRRAAGRRSAVQEELQEVISAHAAREQTAEYSDDFESDEDGVLNNIGKELNESNSGAESTKKSVAVESPLLDDDASQKAADVENEAADDLTLSFREKKLQQIMLVESENVQDDRKGGEEECLESQNEGDDRKNNEEWSAAEEVSCDNSESDHCNDLPVCELQKKRNQKENKPIPKPRVHKTRNASASDQDQKISTSDLKPEDNSRKSPSVMEVMVTTVYEKTKKLGKTTDDNSDEMVKIVEGQVVTDTILNVSVNDQSEHGEAEDTPKDSLKLSETKERVLQNPKASLSDRSLSSAHLKKKAKAVPSATPVSSQYLGSLKVLEDKRMQKNSTEFDKADSLRAAVFQNWLEKKRVFLLELKRTEKKKAENLRKNTQKKEAAKREEAIASFEAWKKKKGLEAKKLSEKKKLEELNKKKAAEQNEEKTEAAQKAFEKWKERKAEYLREQSRREKQSERIRKKKEEEMVAEKKRDSMSAVEKWNEKKEEYMKQKKVERILERRKQEIQQAKKEEKNKKAMEEYERWLEKKERREQLEKKQKKLQAVHGDEAPYPWSPPGKVTYSRNY